In the Syngnathus scovelli strain Florida chromosome 8, RoL_Ssco_1.2, whole genome shotgun sequence genome, one interval contains:
- the LOC125973890 gene encoding TBC1 domain family member 8: protein MWLNPEEVALKNALKLWVTERSNDFFLLQRRRGRGEPAGKISGLLVGALDTVLDSNARVTPFRILLQIPGSQISWIIAGGATMEEVNKHWDWLAHNLLHSLSVFENKEDGASFVRGKVKGLIAEESRGRQAAQEDDPEKFREALLKFERHFRLPSSEKLVTFYSCCTWKGRVPRQGLLYLSINHLAFYSFLLGKEVKFVIPWAEVIRLERVSGGFMTEGIRVSTRQRQRDFSMFLNLDEAFGVVGQLADIALRRLLDSEGLELDRVLQQPARITKRVLEEQALREYVLALFRLPRSERLHEVASCAVWTPHARCHTAGTLYTTDNYLGFSSREEGQCILLIPLTEVLSVEKAESTCTLPNPVIVSVRSKKAFQLIELQERDELVESLDCRLRSLHLKQSAFRTSRRAKRTSSCLNPYYTFYYDTVCSDEEELEEQVLRNTVNSEALMTAFHHNTPGSNNNEHTEVLKEKMWEEHFAEFGRGVHMFRTDKLQRLIALGIPESLRGELWMTLSDTTSDLDSDPGYYAALVQTSMGQSSLTTDEIERDLHRSLPDHPAFQNPTGIAALRRVLTAYAHRNPKIGYCQSMNILASVLLLYAKEEEAFWLLVAICERMLPDYFNRRVIGAQVDQSVFEQLISERLPDLADHFPDLSTLSSVSLSWFLTIFVSVLPFQSAVCVVDWFFFHGIKAIFQLALAVLEANAASLCARVDDGHALMVLASFLEHVGSDQSSPGEFSQSPSNGSGNNMMDAPAAGQANITQLITDAYERFGDLTVRKIERLRCRHRIQVLQAHEDTTKENALRVVTPDVSISAEHLADIYDLFKTEHFISLYWGDISAVAAAEAASWRRGVSYLERQYRLDLPQFKSLYGLLTPWPAGGCHGDTLAHRTFNLLDSDRQHLLSFRDFALWLDTLYCGELSDKVKLLYRLHLPPALTDSEERSSEMNIPSVSSDRPLRVGVASEKADGKEEAKDYQEQLKLMLRDLVMAKEKEKDVQQPLPLMKQHEFIQFCKTLCSLFHGDPEENELFQAIAKVTSLVLQIGEATTRPPGPNRDLSGPPDSEWIISLAQILASLLTEQTLVNFLERACDLTSRIATAKEKQYQQRAPLLALQHAQR, encoded by the exons ATGTGGCTGAACCCGGAGGAAGTGGCTCTGAAAAACGCGCTGAAGCTGTGGGTCACCGAGCGGAGCAACGACTTCTTCCTGCTGCAGAGAAGGAGAGGCCGCGGGGAACCCGCCGGGAAAATCAGCG GCCTCCTGGTGGGGGCGCTAGACACGGTGCTGGACTCCAATGCCAGGGTGACACCCTTCCGAATCCTCCTCCAGATCCCGGGCTCGCAGATTAGTTGGATCATCGCTGGCG GAGCCACCATGGAGGAAGTGAACAAGCACTGGGATTGGCTGGCACACAACCTGCTGCACTCGCTGTCCGTCTTTGAGAACAAAGAGGACGGAGCCAGTTTTGTCCGAGGAAAAGTCAAG GGCCTGATCGCGGAGGAGTCGCGCGGTCGCCAAGCTGCCCAGGAGGACGACCCGGAGAAGTTTCGCGAGGCTCTGCTGAAGTTCGAGCGCCACTTTAGACTGCCGTCGTCGGAGAAACTGGTCACCTTCTACTCGTGCTGCACGTGGAAGGGGCGTGTGCCGCGCCAGGGCCTGCTCTACCTCAGCATCAACCACCTGGCCTTCTACTCATTCCTGCTAGGCAAAGAAG TCAAGTTTGTCATTCCCTGGGCGGAGGTGATTCGGCTGGAGCGGGTCTCCGGCGGATTCATGACAGAGGGCATCCGGGTGAGCACCAGGCAACGGCAACGGGACTTCTCCATGTTCCTCAACTTGGACGAGGCTTTTGGGGTGGTGGGCCAGCTGGCCGACATCGCCCTGCGTCGCTTGCTGGACAGTGAAGGCCTGGAGCTGGACCGGGTGCTGCAGCAGCCGGCTCGCATCACCAAAAG GGTTCTGGAGGAGCAGGCGTTGCGAGAGTACGTTCTGGCCCTGTTCCGCCTCCCCCGCAGCGAGAGGCTCCACGAGGTGGCGTCGTGCGCCGTGTGGACGCCGCACGCCCGCTGCCACACGGCCGGCACGCTCTACACCACCGACAACTACTTGGGCTTCTCCAGCCGAGAGGAGGGCCAATGCATTCTCCTCATACCCCTCACGGAG GTGCTGTCAGTGGAGAAGGCGGAGAGCACATGCACGCTTCCCAACCCGGTGATTGTGAGCGTGCGCTCCAAGAAGGCCTTCCAACTCATCGAGCTGCAGGAGCGCGACGAACTGGTGGAGAGCCTGGACTGCAGGCTGCGCTCGCTGCACCTCAAGCAGTCGGCCTTTCGCACCAGCCGGCGTGCCAAGAGGACCTCG AGCTGCCTCAATCCTTACTACACCTTCTACTACGACACGGTGTGCTCGGATgaagaggagctggaggagcagGTGCTTCGGAATACCGTCAATAGCGAAGCTCTCATGACTGCCTTCCATCACAACACCCCAGGAAGTAACAACAACGAG CATACGGAGGTGCTGAAAGAGAAGATGTGGGAGGAACACTTTGCCGAGTTTGGCCGTGGCGTCCACATGTTTCGCACCGACAAGCTCCAGCGGCTGATTGCTCTGGGCATACCCGAGTCGCTTCGAGGCGAGCTCTGGATGACGCTCTCGG ACACAACCTCAGATTTGGATTCGGACCCGGGCTACTACGCAGCTTTGGTGCAGACATCCATGGGTCAGAGCAGCCTGACCACGGACGAAATCGAGCGGGACCTCCACCGCTCCCTACCGGACCATCCTGCCTTCCAGAACCCCACCGGCATTGCGGCACTCCGCCGCGTACTCACCGCCTACGCCCACCGTAACCCGAAGATCGGATACTGTCAA TCAATGAACATCCTGGCATCCGTGCTGCTGCTGTACgccaaagaagaagaagctttCTGGCTGTTGGTGGCCATTTGTGAGCGGATGCTTCCTGACTACTTCAACAGGAGGGTCATCG GTGCTCAGGTGGACCAGTCGGTGTTCGAGCAGCTCATCAGCGAGCGTCTCCCTGATCTGGCTGATCATTTTCCGGACCTTTCCACATTGTCGTCGGTGTCTCTGTCCTGGTTCCTGACCATCTTTGTCAGCGTGCTGCCCTTCCAAAGTGCTGTGTGCGTGGTGGACTGGTTCTTCTTCCACGGCATCAAGGCCATCTTTCAGCTGGCTCTGGCCGTGTTGGAGGCCAACGCTGCCAGCCTCTGCGCCCGTGTGGATGATGGACATGCACTTATGGTCCTTGCAAG TTTTCTGGAGCATGTTGGAAGTGACCAGTCGTCTCCTGGTGAGTTCTCTCAATCCCCTTCAAATGGCAGCGGCAACAACATGATGGATGCTCCCGCTGCGGGCCAAGCTAACATAACACAGCTCATCACTGACGCCTATGAA AGGTTCGGGGATTTGACGGTGAGGAAGATCGAGAGACTTCGCTGTCGACACAGAATTCAAGTTCTGCAGGCACACGAGGACACAACCAAAGAAAACGCT TTAAGAGTGGTGACGCCAGATGTTTCCATCTCTGCGGAACACCTGGCTGACATCTATGACCTCTTCAAG ACGGAACATTTCATCAGCCTATACTGGGGCGACATCAGCGCGGTGGCTGCGGCCGAGGCGGCGTCTTGGCGGCGCGGCGTCTCGTACTTGGAGCGCCAGTACCGACTGGACCTGCCGCAGTTCAAGAGCCTGTACGGGCTGCTGACCCCTTGGCCGGCGgggggttgccatggcgacactCTGGCCCACCGCACCTTCAATTTGTTGGACTCGGACAGACAACATCTGCTCTCATTCAGGGACTTTGCCCTCTGGCTTG ACACTTTGTACTGCGGGGAGCTGAGCGACAAGGTGAAGCTACTTTACCGTCTTCACTTACCACCCG CTCTGACGGACAGCGAGGAGCGCTCGTCTGAGATGAACATTCCTTCTGTGTCGTCTGACAGACCTCTCCGCGTGGGCGTGGCTTCCG AAAAGGCTGATGGGAAAGAGGAGGCCAAGGACTACCAGGAGCAGCTGAAGCTGATGCTGCGGGATTTAGTCATGGCCAAAGAGAAGGAGAAGGATGTCCAGCAGCCGCTCCCCCTCATGAAGCAG CACGAGTTCATCCAGTTTTGTAAGACGCTGTGCAGCCTGTTCCACGGTGACCCCGAGGAGAACGAGCTCTTCCAGGCAATCGCCAAAGTCACAAGCCTCGTCTTGCAAATTGGCGAGGCCACTACCAGGCCCCCGGGACCGAACCGGGACCTTTCGGGGCCGCCAGACAGTGAGTGGATCATCAGCCTGGCCCAAATTCTGGCATCTCTGCTGACTGAGCAAACGCTGGTCAACTTCTTGGAGAGGGCGTGCGATCTGACGAGCCGCATCGCCACCGCCAAGGAGAAGCAgtaccagcagagggcgccgCTGCTCGCCCTGCAGCACGCCCAACGCTAA